The Proteiniphilum propionicum genome contains the following window.
CATCCCCGTGGTTCCTTCTTCGTTGATACGATTAAAATCGGGCGAACTTTCTTACATCACCAAACGGATAGACCGCACGGAAACGGGAGAGAAAATCCACATGCTGGATATGTTTCAGATATTGGAAGCCTTTGATAAATACAAAAGTTCCATGGAGAAAATAGGTAAGGCAGTTGCCGAACATTCATCCAACACACTACTCGATTTACTTCGACTTTTTGAAGTAGTGCTTTTCAGCTATATCACGGGAAATAACGATATGCATTTGAAGAATTTCTCGATGATTTTGAATGATGAAAGCTGGGTATTTGCTCCGGCGTATGATTTATTGAACGTAAACCTGCATCTTCCGGAAGATACAGAAGAAATGGCTCTTACTATCGCTGGAAAGAGAAGGGAACTGACAAAATTGGATTTTATAAACTTGGGATTGAGTTTTCAATTGACCGAAAAACAGATTGAAAATACCTTTAAACGATTTGTAAAGGCAGAAATAATAATGAAACAAACGATAAAATCCTCTTTCCTATCACCGGAAAATCAGATAAAATACATTGAATTATTGAAAAATCGGTTGCATTTATTCAAAGAGGAAGCTATTGTGTAAAGAAAAAAACGCAATCTAACCGATATCAAAAATGTTATTATCTGTACCTTATTTGTACCATGGAAGCATATTTAATTGATTTTCAGCAGTAGCTATTTTTGAAGAAGTGAAGTAATGAAGTACAATAAACGGTTATCAACAATAATTAAAGAGGCCTGGTTCTAAGTCTATTAAAATAGAGAATCAGCCTCTAAGAGTTGAATATCTAGTATAGTTCTCGTGCAATGAGTATAAAACAGAAGAGGGTGAAATCAAAGTATGATTTCACCCTCTTTTTTCAATCTTCAACATCGAGCCTCTAAAAAAGAGGCGTATCATTATCCCTGAGTCAAAACAGTAGTCTATAAAAAACAGGCTGACAGCTATTTTTCTTCATTCTTGAAAACTGGCGACCGTGATACTGACGATGGTGCACCGTTGGTGATATAGGGCCATCCATCGCTGCTCCACTGTATCTTGTCGAGCATGAGCTGGCGCCCCTTATCAATTTTAGACTTCTGCCAGGCATGGTAAAAAAACCAGTCGTTACCGTTATCGTCTGTTATAATCTCAGAGTTATGTCCTGTTCCGGCAAAAAGATTATTGCTTTGTAAAATAACCTCGTTATAACTTTCGTTATTTTTCATAGGAGTCCCGTTCTTACCCACATAAGGGCCTGCTAAATTTTTGGAACGCCCTACCACTACACGATAGGTACTCTTGGCTTCACTACAGCATGTGCCGGTGGATCCGAATAAATAATAGTAGCTTCCACGCTTATGTATCATAATACCTTCAACCAAAGGACCGGCAATTTTGTCGGACATCGTTCCCGGCTTAATGGAGAGGCCATCATTGCTTAACTCCACATAACGGATGCCTCCTTCATAACTACCTGTGCCAAAGCTACCCCATAAAAGATACTTCTTCCCGTTCTCTTCAAAAAAGCAGGGATCTATACATTGCATATTACCGGTGTTATAGTCGAGCAGCTTCCCCTGATCGGTAAATGGCCCTGCAGGGGTATCGCTTACGGCAACGCCGATGCTGCTGTTTTTTGGGCTGTCCCAATGTCCCAGGCTATAGTAAAGTACATACTTTCCGTCAATATAGTTTATATCAGGTGCCCATACACGCGTATTGGGCTGCCAATCCGGCTTTTCGGTAAAAGCTGAACCTACGAATGTCCACTGTGTCATATTAGATGACTTATAAATAGGCATAAAGGCATATTCCTGCTGTGTTGCATAGAGATAGAAAAATCCGTCCTTTGCTCGAATCACAGATGGGTCAGGCAACTGTTTCCCCACTACCGGGTTAGAAAAAGATATTGGATTGGAATTTGTATCACCACCTTTGTTCCCATTGTCGCCGTCATCAGGTTTGCCCGGCAGTTCACCTGAACCGCCTGAGCAACCTATCACAACACACAATAATATTACAAATAAAAATATTGTTTTTTTCATTCAATAATTTTTTTCATTATAACTTATGAAACTCGCAAACAATCATGTTATTGGATGTAATTGTTTAAATGTTAGTTCCATTCGATAATTTTATTTTTTTACTGTTAAAATCAACGTTAATTTATCCAGCCTTCGTTCTGTACAAGATTTGGATTCATCTCCATCTCTTTGGCAGGGATAGGCCAGGTCCAGCATTGATCGCCTAACCAGAACCAGTTATAGGTTGTTTCTCCCCACATTTGCATCAGGCCGTTCCTGTTATTGTCGAACTTCTTGTCTTTCCATACTCCCCAACGAAGCTCGTGAAAATACATAGAATCTTCACCACCCAGCTCCCAATAAAATTCGTTACGAATACGCTTGCGGAGATCTTCCTGCCCGTTAACCTTAGTACCGGGGAATGCATCACTGTTCAACTCAACATGACCGGCACGGCGTCTTACTTCATTCACACAACTAATAGCCTCTGCTGCACGAGCCTCTCCCAATTCGTTCAATGCTTCAGCCTTCAGCAAAAGCACTTCTGCATAACGCAGTAACGGCAAGTCCAATGGATACGTATCGCGTTCGGTATGCTCCAACCCTTCAGGAACAAATTTTCTCCAGAGATAATACAACTTGTCATTCGTATCGGTACGGATATCGAAAGGAGCAGCATTGTCAGAGCCCCGGTAGGGCCAGCGCAGGGTATAGGTATGTGCCACTCCTGATGCGGCACCGTGATACTGTTCATACGGAGTAATAATAGCCATTTGCAGGCGCGGGTCACGGTCTTGATATGCCTTTCTGATCCGCTCTTCATTGCCGCTTTCCAGATACTTGCTCATATCCGCTCCATAAGCGGCCATACGTTCTTTCTCTTTTGGAGTAAGCCCATCACGCAAAAAGAATACAACACGTTCCTTATCTTTCATTGCACTATATCCTTCAATATAGTTGTCCCAGTTGAATTTTTCGCCATTTGCTGTTTCAAATGATTCCACAAATCGAGGGTTAGGCAAATAATTATTCCACATCGAACCAGCTGTACAACGATTGCCATAAGTAACGTTTCTACTGTTTCCATATCCGTATTGATTGATGCACTGTACAGAAAAAATCATTTCCTCACATTGTTCATTGGCAATTTTAAGCAGTTTTTTGTAACTGTCTTTCCCTTGATTAAAGATCCCAAATCCACAATTACCTACAGCGTTGAAGTCGTTAACAGCCTCCTCCCAGTTTTTCTGCCACATATATGCCAAGCCGCGTAATGTGTAGGCTGCTCCTTTTGTTGCACGCCCATATTCTGGATCTCCCGAATTATACTTATCGGGAAAGTGCGATTCGTTTATACAGTCTGTCAGGTCCTGTATTACTGCATCCCACACATCAGCTTCAGAAGAACGGGACTTGTTACCGTTTTCCGGGCTTGTTATAGCATTCATATATAAAGGAACCCCCTTGTAAAGAGTATTCAGCCTCATATAGGTAAATGCGCGAATGAATTTACATTCTGCAATGGAGCGTTGCTTCTCTTCCTCAGTCATATCGGGCACCTTGCTGATGTTGTCTATAACATCATTGGCGCGAAAGATAAAGGTGTAGTAACGTCTGTATATATCACTGAACAAGCCACTGGAAGGAGTAGCAGCACCAGTGCAGTTTGGCATTCGTTTAATCCAGTTTTTATCAGTATCCATAACAGAAGAATATGCATCCCATGGAATACGATGGGAGTCAAGTAAGCCGGAACCGGAGGGGGGGCAATATTGATCAAGAAAAACATTATACACACCCCTTACAGCCTGGCGTGCCAGGCTTGCTTTGGTCCAGATATTATTGCCATTTACATTATTCGTCGGCGTGGTATCTAAAAAGTCAGATTCACATCCGGCAAACGGCAAAAAAAGCAGAACAAAAAATAGACATTTTACCAGTTTCCGATATATTATTATTTTGCTTTTCATAATGAAATTATTTTTAAAATTTATTTTAGAATGTAATATTTA
Protein-coding sequences here:
- a CDS encoding HipA domain-containing protein; this translates as MSKKCLYCYEKFDEQGDFHLSCSTRFFENSQPPILDYTMAEMAELAKQVVESSVTVPGVQPKLSLGFIKNVLQDGGRGRLTVMGAFGGNYILKPQNEIYPQMPENEHLTMRMAGLCGIPVVPSSLIRLKSGELSYITKRIDRTETGEKIHMLDMFQILEAFDKYKSSMEKIGKAVAEHSSNTLLDLLRLFEVVLFSYITGNNDMHLKNFSMILNDESWVFAPAYDLLNVNLHLPEDTEEMALTIAGKRRELTKLDFINLGLSFQLTEKQIENTFKRFVKAEIIMKQTIKSSFLSPENQIKYIELLKNRLHLFKEEAIV
- a CDS encoding family 43 glycosylhydrolase, encoding MKKTIFLFVILLCVVIGCSGGSGELPGKPDDGDNGNKGGDTNSNPISFSNPVVGKQLPDPSVIRAKDGFFYLYATQQEYAFMPIYKSSNMTQWTFVGSAFTEKPDWQPNTRVWAPDINYIDGKYVLYYSLGHWDSPKNSSIGVAVSDTPAGPFTDQGKLLDYNTGNMQCIDPCFFEENGKKYLLWGSFGTGSYEGGIRYVELSNDGLSIKPGTMSDKIAGPLVEGIMIHKRGSYYYLFGSTGTCCSEAKSTYRVVVGRSKNLAGPYVGKNGTPMKNNESYNEVILQSNNLFAGTGHNSEIITDDNGNDWFFYHAWQKSKIDKGRQLMLDKIQWSSDGWPYITNGAPSSVSRSPVFKNEEK
- a CDS encoding RagB/SusD family nutrient uptake outer membrane protein; this translates as MKSKIIIYRKLVKCLFFVLLFLPFAGCESDFLDTTPTNNVNGNNIWTKASLARQAVRGVYNVFLDQYCPPSGSGLLDSHRIPWDAYSSVMDTDKNWIKRMPNCTGAATPSSGLFSDIYRRYYTFIFRANDVIDNISKVPDMTEEEKQRSIAECKFIRAFTYMRLNTLYKGVPLYMNAITSPENGNKSRSSEADVWDAVIQDLTDCINESHFPDKYNSGDPEYGRATKGAAYTLRGLAYMWQKNWEEAVNDFNAVGNCGFGIFNQGKDSYKKLLKIANEQCEEMIFSVQCINQYGYGNSRNVTYGNRCTAGSMWNNYLPNPRFVESFETANGEKFNWDNYIEGYSAMKDKERVVFFLRDGLTPKEKERMAAYGADMSKYLESGNEERIRKAYQDRDPRLQMAIITPYEQYHGAASGVAHTYTLRWPYRGSDNAAPFDIRTDTNDKLYYLWRKFVPEGLEHTERDTYPLDLPLLRYAEVLLLKAEALNELGEARAAEAISCVNEVRRRAGHVELNSDAFPGTKVNGQEDLRKRIRNEFYWELGGEDSMYFHELRWGVWKDKKFDNNRNGLMQMWGETTYNWFWLGDQCWTWPIPAKEMEMNPNLVQNEGWIN